Part of the Brassica oleracea var. oleracea cultivar TO1000 chromosome C8, BOL, whole genome shotgun sequence genome is shown below.
ACGAAAGAGCGAAGCGTTTCTTAAAGAGTTTAGTAGGGTTTATGCAGTTAACCCTGTTGCTCAAGAGACACAGGGGCATCCTTTTGTTGCCAAACACTTCAATGTTGTAGACCCTTTGCGTGAAAACAACAACCTTGGACGCAGTGTCAGTAAAGGTGCTCTCCTGTTTCAGATTTTTTGTACAATACGTACTTTTATAGTTTAACGCGAATACATATCTTGCCTTGGTAGCTTATTGAAGATGTTCTTTTCTTTATACAATATGTAGCTAGAAGATGCCCAAACTAGACGTTGATTTGCTTACGTGCTTGGATTTTTGTTTTGGCAGGTAACTTCTTTAGGATACGAAGTGCATTTACTCTTGGTGCGAAGAAGTTGGCTAGGTTACTTGAATGCCCTAAGGAGAATTTGATCCATGAAGTTAACCATTTTTTTATGAATACATGGGAAAGACATGGCAGTGGTCGTCGTCCTGATGCTCCTGGAAATGATCTATGGTTATCAAGACTGGGAGATCCTGAGCCTTGTCTTCAAGCTGACAATGTAAGTAATTCTTCAAGCAGCAACAGAAACCAAAATTCCGCCCCTCGCAGTGTGCCCTCTCGACAGAACAACGGTGGAACTGAACTTATATCTAAAGCAACATATCATGCCCAAAAGAACAGTGGCAACTCTTACCAACTTGCTCAGGAAGTTCGTTCTAATCAAAGTGCTTCAAATGGTAAACTTCAGCAAACTGTTAAGCCAGAAATCATGGTGAATAATTTTCATGGAAGGCATCTCTTTGCCAGGACGCGGTCTAGCCCTGAGCTTACTGAGACATATGGTGAAGCTCTTTTGCCATCAAGGCGTAGTAGAGCCCCAGAAGCTGGAAAACGCCAAACTAATTCCGCGAGGGCTGATAATATCAGGGAAAAAAACCTGGAGTCGGAGAGTTTGTCAAGCAGTATCAGAAACGCGGCTGACTCATCGTCAGTTAGGCATACACCATCCCCTCGAAGTCCTGATAGCACTGTTGACATGAGTAGTGCAGTGAACAGCTATTGTGATGATTTAGGTTCAGTTTCCGTGAATGAGGATTTCTCTGCCGCAGGGGAACAAGAACAAGATCTTGTTAACTCGATGACATATGTTGCAGGGCAAGGTTTCAATGGACACTTCCCTTTTCCTTTTAATTTTTCTACGGGCCCCCACTTACCGTTTCCAATTACACCTGCCATCTTAGCTTCAATGGCATATGGTCAGAGGAATGTGCCTGGTATTATTCCTTCTAACCTTCCTTTCATGGAGACACCTTGGAGTACCAATGTGCAATATCCTCAAAACTTTGTGCCTCCACCATTTACCCATTATTTTCCGAGTGGATCCCATCCAATGTCAGAAAAGCTGAGCAAAGCTGGTAATGAAGAGATGGGGTCTCTAGAAGTGAACGTCAAAGAGTCTGACCATGATCAATGGTACGAGCAAGAAAGGGTAACTCCTCGTTTTAGACTTGAAAATGGGGGTTATGGAATGCATCAGGCAAATGATAAACATCATTCATCTTCTGCAGAGCACAGTTTCGTACCCTCAAGTCGTAAAACACGGTCAACAAGGGGGGATGACTTAGAAAATTCCCACTCTCCAGTCAGAGGCAGTCAGATTCAGAGTGAGGAGAGAAACGCAGGCTCTAGATCTGTTTCTTGTGCTAGTTCCGTTAGAAGCAGGACTTCATCTGAAAGCTCTTGGGATGGATCAACTACAAGGGGCTCAAAGCCAGCTAGGGATAAACGGAACAGGAAAGTAGCTTCTGGGGCTGTGCCTGCACTGTATGGAAAAGGCAAGAGTGTTCCTGAACACTCAATCCAGGTTGAAGGTGATAACAGAGAGTGGATTCCTGTATCAAGCAATGAAATAACCGAAAGGGATCTGGGCCCTTGTCCTACTGTTGCTTCATTTCAACTACAAAGGCATCAAGTACATGGCCATGAACTAGCTCAGGCAAGTGGATCAGAGTCCTCAGTGTCTCTTGCTCCATTCATCCTTGGCCACGGCATGCAACGAAAGGAGGCCGATAGTTCTGGATATACTTTTGTTCCCACTGGGCCACCAGTTCCGTTCTTTGCAATGCTTCCAATGCACAACTATCAAGCTGGTGGTAATGCGACATCAGATACTTTGGCGAGCCACCTCAGTGTGGATGAGGTAGTAGAGAATCATGACCCCTGTAAAAGTTTTGACTCGTTCAGGGGACTTGATACGTCTGAGATAAATGTGTCTTCGCACTCCACCGGAGTTGGCTCGTATGTAGAACCAAGGGAGCACAAAAATGATATTCTCAATGGAGATATTATGAGTCATTGGCAAAATTTGCAGTATGGCCGCTCTTGCCAGAGTTTTCAACATCCGCCGGTGTTGTACCCTCCTTCTGTTTTAGTGCCACCTGCTTCTCTCCAGGGGCGTTTACCATGGGACGGTCCTGGAAGATCTCTTGCTTACACCAATGTAGTTAATCAGCTAATGACCTACGGACCTCGTATTGTACCCGTTGCTCCTGTTTCTACCAGGCCACCTAACATTTACCCTCGCTATGCCAATGAAACTCCCAGATATCGAAGTGGGACGGGGACTTATTTTCCAAATCCTGTAAGAACTGAATCCCTTCCTTGAGCTTCCATTATATTTCGTGCATGCTTTCGTCCATCAAGGTACAAAATTCATTTTGTTGTCTGGCTTAAGGCATGAAGAGGAACTTTTGTGTTATTTCATAATCCATTAAATGTTTGACAGTCTTATGGCCTATGGGTCTTGAATGAATTCACAACATGTTGTGTTTGCTTACCTTAGTTGCCTTCAAGTCTGCTACTTCGAGAGGTTTAGGCATGTTTCAGGCTTTGCTTGTGGATCTTGTTCGTTCTATCTTTAACCGCCCCTGCTTGTTATATGCTATGCTTATTTTGCTGAAGAATTGCTATCTCCTCCTTTACTGATGGTATATAGCATTCATGACGGTTTTGGTTTGTCACACTTCTCTGAACTTTTTTTTTTTTTTTGAATTTGTTGCTGAAGATTTCCCCTAGGGAGCAGCGGCCTGCATCTGGCATGAGACGAGGGAACTATGGACATGACAGAAACGACCATCAAAGCGACAGAGAAGGCAACTGGAATACTGGTACAAAGGCACGGGGTTCTGGACGTAGTAGCCGCAACAATCGTAACCAAGTTGATAATAAGCCAAGGCAAGATCGATCTGATAGGCATTGGAGGTCATCGTATAGGCATGAATCATCCTCGTATTCTTCTCACCATTCTCAAAACGGTTCTATTCGCTCAAATAATTCGCAAGATGCTCCCGGGAATGTTGCTTACAGCGTATACCGACTGCCACCGGGCATGACGCAGAACAGTGTGACGTCTCCAGAGGGACAACACAACCCTCCATCTGCCATGATGTTTTATCCATACGATCATAACTCTGTGGACGAAGCGCCACATCTTAATGACGGAAACCATTCAGCTGGTGGTGGTGGGGCATTTGAAGATCAGCCAAGGTATCGTGGTGCTCATATGTCTTCACCTGATGATCCTTCCTCGCCTCGTTTCCCCAGGTAAATTTGATATTTTAGACTTCCAATTGCAGACAAATGTTAGTTTTCAGAGCGAAACAGTCTTCTTGATCAGATTTTTTGCTCACCCAACAGGGGAAAGTAACATCAATGGGGCTGGAATAAACACAAGAACTTGGAAGAAACAGTGTGATCACATCACTAGGGATCTTTGGAAATCAAAAGAAGGCAAAGAGTTGTGAAGCCGTGAAAAGAAGAGTAACGACAGGAACTGATCTACCTCAGAGGCTCAGACCAATCTGGAATTGCGTTCAAGCAACAAAGAGAGAAGCCAAGTAAAGAGGGACGGGTAAGCATCACTCAGCGAACCAACCTAGTTTAAAAAGACGCAGCAAGCTGGCTGGTTCACGACTGTTTCTCAGGCGAATTACGGTTAGGTAACTTTTTTTCACTCTTTCCATAGAAAATGTAGCCTTTGTGCCCCACATAGATGAACTATTAGAATTCAGGGCTTATCGTTAATCATGTTTCTATAAAACATTCAAGAAATAATGTGTCTACTTTCTTTTAGAAGAAAAAAAAAATCGTATTATAGCTTTTTTTGTCACCAACTACCATTCATTCATTCCATTTAATTGTTTGATGGGGGAATTAATTCTTCACCAGCCACCTCTTGTTCATACAAAGATAAGGTGTTCTTTGCAAGCAAATCTACAACACCATTACTCTCTCGAGATATCCAGCCAAAAACAACAACATCAAACTCATTCGACAAACGGAGGATGTCCTCCAGTATCCCATACAGCTCCATATCCGGCTCTCTCTTGTTGATGGCTTTTATTAGATGCGCAGAGTCCGACTCGAACCGCACTCTCTTTAGGTTCATGTCGTGGCCAAATTTTACCGCCTCTCTGAGCGCCAACGCCCCTTGCAGTAAGGGCCGACGAGACAAATCGTATTATAGCTAAATTCGTAGTTTTTGATTTGATTATTAAACCATTATCATGGCAGAAAATGTGGAATAAGAGATAAAAGATTACCCTCTGTAATGGAGGACAATGGTTTGAATTGATTTAGGAAAAGTGATGAGATCTTGTTCGGGGCTTAGCGAATAGTCACATAACAATTTCTCAATATTGAATTTATTTAAAAAAAACGTTCGAAGTGAGACTACTTATTATGAGAATTGATTTTATCATGGTATAATTTTAAGAAGAAAAGTGGTCCTGATCAAAATATTGAAAGATGCCATTCCGAAAGGGTTACAGAGAGCAGGTCATGCCATACCTTGTCGTCGTAACACAACAACAATCAACAACTTGACCATCTAGGTGTATATATAGTTGTGGAAGTGTTTTGGACCTTAGAGTTGGCCTAACAAAAAGAATCCAAAAGTGTTGGATTTATACCGTAGATTTGAGCTTTGTCTACGTAAATGAACTGTTGGTGTCAAATCACATTTGGGAAGATTCAGTTAGTGTTATGTATGAGATGTTTTTCATTTGATTAAAAAGACGGTGAAAAATGAGTAACTCGACTAGTACTAGCAATCAGGAGATTTTGTTTGGTGCCTAGTGAGTGACATAACAATTTCTCATTAACTTAATTCATTTTCAGAATAAAAAAAATCGGACCACTCATTGTGATAAGTATCGAAGTAAAAATATCATTAGAAGAAAAGTGGTCCTTACCACAAATAATGTTATTCCACAGAGCAGGTGATGCCATGCTTTTATAGCGTCACTCGTCAGACTGACACAACATTTTACTTCGGTTGGTAAATTTTAAGCTAAAGCCGACCTTTATTTTCACTGTCAGAATTTCACCGTCTCAAGACGAAGGAACAAACGTCAATTTTACAAAACATACTTTGCGTGAGAAAGCGATCAAGACAGCCACGGCGTCCGGTGGCGCGTCCGCGCGCGTACCGGCGCCGATGGCTCTCTTCCTTGTTATTCCGCTCAAATCTGCGTGAGTTTATTCCGATCTGTCGTCTCTCTCCGACATGCGCGCGGATCTGGGTTAGGGGTTTGTACCGAGAAGATCGGTTCTCGGCAAATCTTCTTCTTCTGGATACGCGGCGAGGAGAGAGGAGATAAGACACTCAGATCTCCTTTTCAGAGGCGTTTTGATCCGGGATGTAGAGGCTTACACAGCTCTTGCATCACCGATAAAGCTCCCGGGTTGTGGAGGCTCCTTTAGCTCTGTGGCGCCGGTTATGTTTCCGGAGCGTGGAGGCTCTTACAGATCCATGGCTGCCGGCTTTTGCTTCCTTATTTTCTTCTAGGGTTTACTTACTGTAGTTTCTTGTGTCGTTCACTGGTTAAGTCAAGTTGGGTTCAGGTTTGTTGGATGAGTTTCTCGTCGGAGGACGATGGAAGCTATCCGGAGCAAAGGTTGTTGCTTGAGCAAAGCCTCCTTCTTGGTCCTCGTATTGAACTCTGGCGGATGAGATCTCGGTATCGATTGATCCTCTCCGACATTAGGCGGTCCTGGGAGGTTTGGCGTTCGTGGTGAAGAAGGTGAGGAGTCTATGGGCTCCGGTGAAGCGTGGTGAATCGATGGGTTATTCTCCGGTGGTTGTTGAGTTGGTGCGGTTCGCGTGAAGGCGGCCGACATCACTCCTTCTCTCTTGGGCCGGTGTAGCCGTGTGGGCTTACGGTTTCGTTTGTTTTGTTTGGTTGCCCGTTTAGTGTTGTGGGCTTTTGTATTTGGGCTTCGGCCATTGGGCTTGGCCCGTATCTTTTAATAAAATAAAAACTTGACGGAAAAAAAAAAAGAATTTCACCGTCTCTTTTAAAGTTACTGTAGGATATATATATATATATATATTTAGTTTACTTGTCCAGTAAAGTTGTCAACTGTATGTATATATATACATACTATTTGTTTTTGCATTTTACATTTACTGACTTTACTGCATATTGC
Proteins encoded:
- the LOC106311825 gene encoding uncharacterized protein LOC106311825 isoform X1, translating into MGENGSLAEVSPPNGLLPGKAASVTRPLDAERWAKAEDRTAKLIACIQPNPPSEDRRNAVARYVRRLIMECCFPLQVEIFTFGSVPLKTYLPDGDIDLTAFSTNQSLKDSWAHLVRDMLEKEEKNENAEFRVKEVQYIQAEVKLIKCLVENIVVDISFNQIGGLCTLCFLEEADLFINQNHLFKRSIILIKAWCYYESRILGAHHGLISTYALETLVLYIFHVFNNSFSGPLEVLYRFLEFFSKFDWQNFCISLWGPVPVSSLPDVTAEPPRKDVGELRKSEAFLKEFSRVYAVNPVAQETQGHPFVAKHFNVVDPLRENNNLGRSVSKGNFFRIRSAFTLGAKKLARLLECPKENLIHEVNHFFMNTWERHGSGRRPDAPGNDLWLSRLGDPEPCLQADNVSNSSSSNRNQNSAPRSVPSRQNNGGTELISKATYHAQKNSGNSYQLAQEVRSNQSASNGKLQQTVKPEIMVNNFHGRHLFARTRSSPELTETYGEALLPSRRSRAPEAGKRQTNSARADNIREKNLESESLSSSIRNAADSSSVRHTPSPRSPDSTVDMSSAVNSYCDDLGSVSVNEDFSAAGEQEQDLVNSMTYVAGQGFNGHFPFPFNFSTGPHLPFPITPAILASMAYGQRNVPGIIPSNLPFMETPWSTNVQYPQNFVPPPFTHYFPSGSHPMSEKLSKAGNEEMGSLEVNVKESDHDQWYEQERVTPRFRLENGGYGMHQANDKHHSSSAEHSFVPSSRKTRSTRGDDLENSHSPVRGSQIQSEERNAGSRSVSCASSVRSRTSSESSWDGSTTRGSKPARDKRNRKVASGAVPALYGKGKSVPEHSIQVEGDNREWIPVSSNEITERDLGPCPTVASFQLQRHQVHGHELAQASGSESSVSLAPFILGHGMQRKEADSSGYTFVPTGPPVPFFAMLPMHNYQAGGNATSDTLASHLSVDEVVENHDPCKSFDSFRGLDTSEINVSSHSTGVGSYVEPREHKNDILNGDIMSHWQNLQYGRSCQSFQHPPVLYPPSVLVPPASLQGRLPWDGPGRSLAYTNVVNQLMTYGPRIVPVAPVSTRPPNIYPRYANETPRYRSGTGTYFPNPISPREQRPASGMRRGNYGHDRNDHQSDREGNWNTGTKARGSGRSSRNNRNQVDNKPRQDRSDRHWRSSYRHESSSYSSHHSQNGSIRSNNSQDAPGNVAYSVYRLPPGMTQNSVTSPEGQHNPPSAMMFYPYDHNSVDEAPHLNDGNHSAGGGGAFEDQPRYRGAHMSSPDDPSSPRFPRGK
- the LOC106311825 gene encoding uncharacterized protein LOC106311825 isoform X2, giving the protein MGENGSLAEVSPPNGLLPGKAASVTRPLDAERWAKAEDRTAKLIACIQPNPPSEDRRNAVARYVRRLIMECCFPLQIFTFGSVPLKTYLPDGDIDLTAFSTNQSLKDSWAHLVRDMLEKEEKNENAEFRVKEVQYIQAEVKLIKCLVENIVVDISFNQIGGLCTLCFLEEADLFINQNHLFKRSIILIKAWCYYESRILGAHHGLISTYALETLVLYIFHVFNNSFSGPLEVLYRFLEFFSKFDWQNFCISLWGPVPVSSLPDVTAEPPRKDVGELRKSEAFLKEFSRVYAVNPVAQETQGHPFVAKHFNVVDPLRENNNLGRSVSKGNFFRIRSAFTLGAKKLARLLECPKENLIHEVNHFFMNTWERHGSGRRPDAPGNDLWLSRLGDPEPCLQADNVSNSSSSNRNQNSAPRSVPSRQNNGGTELISKATYHAQKNSGNSYQLAQEVRSNQSASNGKLQQTVKPEIMVNNFHGRHLFARTRSSPELTETYGEALLPSRRSRAPEAGKRQTNSARADNIREKNLESESLSSSIRNAADSSSVRHTPSPRSPDSTVDMSSAVNSYCDDLGSVSVNEDFSAAGEQEQDLVNSMTYVAGQGFNGHFPFPFNFSTGPHLPFPITPAILASMAYGQRNVPGIIPSNLPFMETPWSTNVQYPQNFVPPPFTHYFPSGSHPMSEKLSKAGNEEMGSLEVNVKESDHDQWYEQERVTPRFRLENGGYGMHQANDKHHSSSAEHSFVPSSRKTRSTRGDDLENSHSPVRGSQIQSEERNAGSRSVSCASSVRSRTSSESSWDGSTTRGSKPARDKRNRKVASGAVPALYGKGKSVPEHSIQVEGDNREWIPVSSNEITERDLGPCPTVASFQLQRHQVHGHELAQASGSESSVSLAPFILGHGMQRKEADSSGYTFVPTGPPVPFFAMLPMHNYQAGGNATSDTLASHLSVDEVVENHDPCKSFDSFRGLDTSEINVSSHSTGVGSYVEPREHKNDILNGDIMSHWQNLQYGRSCQSFQHPPVLYPPSVLVPPASLQGRLPWDGPGRSLAYTNVVNQLMTYGPRIVPVAPVSTRPPNIYPRYANETPRYRSGTGTYFPNPISPREQRPASGMRRGNYGHDRNDHQSDREGNWNTGTKARGSGRSSRNNRNQVDNKPRQDRSDRHWRSSYRHESSSYSSHHSQNGSIRSNNSQDAPGNVAYSVYRLPPGMTQNSVTSPEGQHNPPSAMMFYPYDHNSVDEAPHLNDGNHSAGGGGAFEDQPRYRGAHMSSPDDPSSPRFPRGK